The following are from one region of the Littorina saxatilis isolate snail1 linkage group LG2, US_GU_Lsax_2.0, whole genome shotgun sequence genome:
- the LOC138954714 gene encoding G-protein coupled receptor GRL101-like, protein MDDYSRFFYSFYVTDKGSFSASSFVCEYTVPAGVSETSQSQKFFPLAGKQQKEKGHILTSKSPVPLTVCPGGYMTRDFLACDLQAACHSPTYVSHCSLSLTSAPDEQKEKKGIANTVALFVCENFGQSIPYTLVCDFTVDCFDGSDENSCHHVTRDCSSYRCENGQCKERWTRCNRVDDCADGSDERYCNSYDSYAVFSAYSGLIRIDFTSHGTFQLTALHASNKCPETHFRCDENFEYCLPVYVLCNNIRDCPNGEDELQCENYTCPGFYRCRDSSVCVHVEQVCDGVAQCPRQDDELLCDATCPEECVCQGLAFVCPRPFPAHSYPPLRYLDASHSAMTFSDLANNTYLMWLSLAFCKMHTIHRQYLPNLRSLDLSHNEIETLSFDFVMVLPNLKEVVLSGNPLLSLVAQQSPVAHSALRTVDLSAVYLSFFNCNVLNNFPEIQSLNLSHNRVGLTIDKNGFTCVQYLKELDLRGTDIKHSSVSIFGTLTHIETIYSDNYRHCCSQVLPETVNKIFCIAPLSGFSSCTDLLRLDLHRVSMWIMAVLSSVGNVGYATKHFLLKAESNVHGSTMQTFMANLGAANFVMGLYLFVVVVADVHFRGDFLSHEVSWVRSVACKAAGFLAMASTEASAFFVFLLALDRFMSLCFCCVGFHKRSAWTACVVSWLCAIGLASVMPWLIGATASHRYTRMNICTAMPTLNEKVGGHKYSFSILVVLNNVLALGTAFCQTCVYLEVRSSYIFATANERSRDMVLARRVATVLVTDVICTLIVGVTGLMSSIGVTGVGDEVIVAVVIFVIPLKPSLNPLLHSFSMLTERKRMSQESRLLRLHETQCRARTTVRSAPKEAHRKPAQTPFGNKHDVFVYLKQSLESRCVLFQDIEELLTQYDDGNLRSHPKD, encoded by the coding sequence ATGGATGACTATAGTCGCTTTTTTTATAGTTTCTATGTAACAGATAAGGGATCCTTCAGCGCGTCTTCATTCGTTTGCGAGTACACGGTGCCTGCCGGTGTGTCCGAGACCTCGCAGTCTCAAAAGTTTTTTCCTTTGGCTGGgaaacaacagaaagaaaagGGTCACATTCTCACGTCAAAGTCGCCGGTTCCTTTGACTGTGTGTCCTGGAGGTTATATGACCCGCGACTTTCTGGCTTGTGACCTGCAAGCAGCTTGCCATTCACCGACCTACGTCTCTCACTGTTCGCTTTCGTTGACATCAGCACCTGATGAACAAAAGGAGAAAAAGGGCATTGCAAATACTGTGGCCTTATTTGTTTGTGAGAACTTTGGACAGTCAATTCCATACACGCTCGTGTGTGACTTTACTGTCGACTGCTTTGATGGTTCAGATGAAAACTCGTGTCACCACGTTACAAGAGACTGTAGTTCGTATCGATGTGAAAATGGGCAGTGCAAAGAAAGGTGGACACGATGCAACAGAGTCGATGACTGTGCTGATGGATCCGATGAGCGTTACTGCAACAGTTATGATAGTTACGCAGTTTTTTCAGCATATTCTGGGCTAATTCGCATCGATTTTACATCACATGGAACATTTCAGTTGACAGCTTTGCACGCATCAAATAAGTGCCCTGAGACACATTTCAGATGTGATGAGAACTTTGAGTATTGCTTGCCAGTCTATGTTTTATGTAACAACATACGTGACTGTCCGAACGGTGAAGATGAACTGCAGTGTGAGAACTACACCTGTCCTGGATTCTACCGCTGTCGGGATTCCAGCGTGTGCGTGCACGTGGAACAGGTGTGTGACGGGGTAGCGCAGTGTCCCAGGCAAGATGACGAGTTGCTGTGTGATGCCACCTGTCCCGAGGAGTGTGTCTGTCAGGGCTTGGCCTTCGTCTGTCCTCGACCTTTCCCCGCTCACAGCTACCCACCCCTCCGCTACCTGGATGCCAGCCACTCGGCCATGACTTTTAGTGACCTTGCAAATAATACTTACCTGATGTGGCTTAGTCTGGCTTTCTGCAAGATGCATACCATCCATCGGCAATATCTTCCAAATCTTCGGTCTTTAGACTTGAGCCACAACGAAATAGAGACGTTAAGCTTCGACTTTGTAATGGTTCTTCCTAATTTGAAAGAAGTCGTTTTATCGGGGAATCCACTCCTTTCACTCGTTGCCCAACAGTCTCCAGTGGCACACTCAGCTCTCAGAACGGTCGATCTGTCGGCAGTTTATTTGTCATTCTTCAACTGCAACGTGTTGAACAATTTCCCAGAAATACAATCACTAAACCTGTCTCACAACCGTGTTGGACTGACCATTGACAAAAATGGTTTCACCTGCGTTCAATATCTTAAGGAATTGGACTTGAGAGGAACAGATATCAAACACAGTTCTGTCAGCATATTTGGGACGcttacacacatagaaacaatCTATTCAGACAATTATAGACACTGCTGTTCACAAGTACTGCCAGAAACTGTAAACAAGATCTTCTGCATTGCCCCGTTGTCTGGATTTTCATCGTGCACAGACCTACTTCGGTTGGACCTCCATAGAGTGTCAATGTGGATCATggctgtgttgtcttctgtcGGAAACGTGGGTTACGCTACCAAACACTTCCTCTTGAAGGCTGAGTCAAACGTGCATGGTTCGACGATGCAAACGTTTATGGCAAACTTGGGAGCTGCGAATTTTGTTATGggtttgtatctgtttgttgtggttgtggcTGATGTTCACTTTCGCGGTGACTTTTTGTCTCACGAGGTGAGCTGGGTGAGAAGTGTCGCCTGTAAAGCGGCTGGTTTCCTGGCCATGGCCTCCACTGAAGCCTCGGCTTTCTTCGTCTTTTTGCTCGCCCTCGACCGGTTCATGTCCCTCTGTTTCTGCTGTGTGGGTTTTCACAAGAGATCTGCTTGGACCGCGTGCGTCGTATCGTGGCTCTGTGCCATTGGGTTGGCCTCGGTCATGCCCTGGCTCATCGGAGCGACTGCCTCACATAGGTACACCAGGATGAACATCTGCACAGCTATGCCTACACTCAACGAAAAAGTAGGTGGCCACAAGTATTCCTTTAGTATCCTGGTGGTGCTCAACAATGTATTAGCTCTTGGTACGGCATTCTGTCAAACGTGTGTTTACCTCGAAGTTCGTTCCAGCTACATTTTCGCGACAGCCAACGAGCGATCCCGCGACATGGTGCTCGCGCGTCGTGTGGCGACGGTTTTGGTAACTGACGTCATCTGCACGCTGATAGTCGGCGTCACAGGACTGATGTCGTCAATCGGCGTGACGGGTGTAGGAGATGAGGTCATCGTGGCTGTGGTCATCTTCGTCATACCGTTGAAACCGTCGCTCAACCCGCTGCTCCACAGCTTTAGCATGCTGACTGAGAGGAAGAGGATGAGTCAGGAATCCCGCCTGTTGAGGCTGCACGAGACACAGTGCAGGGCGCGCACAACCGTACGCTCAGCCCCCAAGGAAGCGCATCGCAAGCCAGCGCAGACACCATTCGGCAACAAGCACGATGTGTTCGTTTACCTGAAACAGAGTCTAGAGTCCAGATGTGTGCTGTTCCAAGACATTGAGGAGCTCTTAACGCAGTATGACGATGGGAATCTTAGGTCACACCCTAAGGACTAG